The nucleotide window TACAGCAGATGCTTTAAAGGTCAAGCAAACCATGCTTTCTATATTAAGATTCATTTCCCGAAAGGATTCTTTTGTAATAACACAAGCAAGCTGGACTCCGATATCTACAATTAATCTAATCAAGCGATTTTGTTCAGAAATTTTAACAATTTTACCTTTAAAAGAATTTCTGGCACTGGAATAAAACTGTTCACGTGATATGATAATATCCCTGGGATCAATATAAATATATGACAGTCCATTTTTTTTGGTCACAATCGAAAATCGTAAATTATCTGCAATTTCAA belongs to Atribacterota bacterium and includes:
- a CDS encoding TOBE domain-containing protein is translated as NQKMKTTVVFTTHDLSQAYRLADEIISLLDGKIVPHVPENIFKGRIVDKEGNQYFEIADNLRFSIVTKKNGLSYIYIDPRDIIISREQFYSSARNSFKGKIVKISEQNRLIRLIVDIGVQLACVITKESFREMNLNIESMVCLTFKASAVKCY